From the Candidatus Neomarinimicrobiota bacterium genome, one window contains:
- the queG gene encoding tRNA epoxyqueuosine(34) reductase QueG, with product MTELKRTIKSIATEVGFTHFGVSGAQPLDKEGQILKEWIDHGFHGSMKWMEKKFDWRTNPESYFPGTRSIISLGVNYYTSNRHSGAKNMGKISNYAWGEDYHDVLGEKLRRMTGKLEKLYPHAKFKSCCDTAPVMEKALAVRAGIGWIGKNTNLLTKETGSWLFLAEIFTDLELESDLPVPDFCGSCTLCLDNCPTNALVEPYILDSNLCISYLTIEHKGEFDENTPSLNGWIYGCDICQEVCPWNNFQTETDEYAFQPSELGTELDVEFASTISDDEFRAEFKGSPIKRTKAEGLRRNAGHL from the coding sequence ATGACAGAGCTCAAACGAACTATAAAGTCAATCGCTACCGAGGTAGGTTTTACGCATTTCGGGGTATCGGGTGCCCAGCCCCTCGATAAAGAAGGGCAAATATTAAAAGAGTGGATTGACCACGGTTTTCACGGCAGTATGAAATGGATGGAGAAAAAATTTGATTGGAGGACGAATCCCGAATCATATTTTCCCGGAACAAGATCTATAATTTCTTTGGGCGTTAATTATTACACATCGAACAGGCATTCCGGCGCCAAAAATATGGGTAAGATATCGAATTATGCCTGGGGTGAAGACTATCATGACGTTCTCGGCGAGAAGTTGAGAAGAATGACCGGGAAATTGGAGAAATTGTATCCGCATGCTAAGTTCAAATCGTGCTGCGATACGGCTCCGGTTATGGAAAAAGCCTTAGCGGTCAGGGCGGGGATCGGCTGGATAGGTAAAAACACTAATTTGCTGACAAAAGAGACGGGGTCGTGGCTTTTTCTCGCTGAAATATTCACAGATTTAGAATTAGAATCGGATCTCCCTGTTCCGGATTTTTGCGGTAGTTGTACACTCTGTCTGGATAACTGTCCGACAAACGCTTTAGTTGAACCATATATATTAGACTCGAATTTATGTATTTCCTATCTCACGATCGAGCACAAAGGCGAATTCGATGAAAATACGCCGAGTTTGAATGGCTGGATTTACGGGTGTGACATCTGCCAGGAAGTCTGCCCATGGAATAATTTTCAGACAGAAACGGATGAATACGCATTTCAACCATCAGAATTGGGGACGGAACTCGACGTTGAATTTGCAAGCACTATTTCTGACGACGAGTTCAGAGCCGAATTTAAAGGTTCCCCCATTAAAAGAACCAAAGCTGAGGGTTTGAGAAGGAATGCGGGACATTTGTAA